A segment of the Streptomyces sp. Tu 2975 genome:
TGGGGCTCGGCGGGCATCCTGCCGATCTCTTGGGCGTACGTGCGGCTGATGGGCGGAGAGGGCCTCAAGCGGGCGACGCAGGTCGCCGTGTTGGCGGCGAACTACATCGCCAAGCGCCTCGAGCCGCACTACCCGGTGCTCTACACCGGTCCGGCCGGGCTGGTCGCCCACGAGTGCATCGTCGACCTGCGGCCGTTGTCGAAGGCGACCGGTGTCAGCGTCGACGACATCGCCAAGCGTCTGATCGACTACGGCTTCCATGCGCCGACGATGTCCTTCCCGGTGGCCGGCACGCTGATGATCGAGCCGACCGAGAGCGAGGACCTCACGGAGCTCGACCGCTTCTGCGACACCATGATCGCGATCCGCGGCGAGATCGAGAAGGTCGCGTCGGGCGAGTGGTCCGCCGACGACAACCCGCTGCGCAACGCTCCGCACACGGCGTCCGCGCTCGGGGCGAGTGGGGCCACGCCTACAGCCGTGAGGAGGCCGTCTTCCCGGCGGGCGTGAACGCGGCCGACAAGTACTGGCCGCCGGTGCGCCGCATCGACGGTGCGTTCGGCGACCGTAACCTCGTGTGCTCCTGCCCGCCGCTGGAGGAGTACGACAACTGACGCGAGTCGCGCGGCACATGCGTCGGGGCCGGTCCGGAAGTTCTCCGGGCCGGCCCTTCTGTTTCCCGTGTTGCCGAAGAGGCCTAGGCGGCGGTCACCAGCGGGCCGGCGGCCGCTGAGCGGCGCGGGGCGATGATCTGGCCGTCGGGCAGCAGTTCGCCGGTGTCCTCGAAGAGGAGCACGCCGTTGCACAGCAGGCTCCAGCCCTGTTCCGGATGGTGCGCGACGAGGCGGGCCGCCTCACGGTCGGCGGAGTCGGACGTGGGACAGGCTGGCTGGTGCTGGCACATTGATGGGTTCTTTCGCTGTGATGTGGTGTGTGTCGTGCGGCTCGATGAGGTGTTCATGGCCGCTCCCCCGTATCTGTCGGTCGGTCCCCAGTGTTCACCTACGGAGGTCGCTCCGCAGG
Coding sequences within it:
- a CDS encoding DUF5999 family protein, with product MCQHQPACPTSDSADREAARLVAHHPEQGWSLLCNGVLLFEDTGELLPDGQIIAPRRSAAAGPLVTAA